In Novipirellula caenicola, one genomic interval encodes:
- a CDS encoding DUF1553 domain-containing protein, with protein MYPSTSRASFLVCGANPPSRALSLATSIVICIAFVAGNAAWSADRETAKPSAEQIHFFESKIRPLLIDHCYECHGQHEQESELRVDTLAGILTGGLAGPSVVPGEPTRSLLVTAVRYQDNDLKMPPDEKLSDIQIADLARWVEMGAPHPDSDSVGPVASRGDVDIEQGRKHWAFQPPTKVMPPAIDHDSLVASTANQTQRVSNPIDAFVLAKLHDQGLRPNPRADKRTLLRRATFDLIGLPPTPEEIEAFLADDSEDAFAHVVDRLLASPHYGERWGRHWLDVARYADSNGLDENVVHGNAWRYRDYVVRSLNNDKPYDEFIVEQLAGDLLDSGDDFELRNERLIATGFLVLGPKVLAEKDEAKMEMDIIDEQIDTVGRSIMGLTLGCARCHTHKFDPISHHDYYGLAGIFKSTQTMDSYKTVAKWHENTIETAEQAAQFAQHQRQIAAQEKRIAEQIAQAKAELDPPPAADTKPEEIEKRFSAETQSRLKQLRDELKQLQDATPELPTAMGVTEGNIADTSVHLRGSHLTLGDIVPRRVPEVLAIDDQPSIPADQSGRLEFARWLTSGTHPLTARVMVNRLWRGHFGTGLVKTVDNFGLKGSPPTHPELLDWLATKFIDEGWSIKAMHRLIMTSETYQRSSDFDARNADADPSNQWYWRYNLRRLEAEAIRDGLLAVSGKLDRTTGGNIMQYKNREYVFNHTSQDNSKYDSTRRSIYVPVIRNHLYDMFQLFDYSDASVLTGDRNTSTIAPQALFLMNSDLVAELTLSFADRLLKTQPDVQQRIHRLYLETFGRTATAAESSDAANFLNQFRALQQDSSGDTDPERLAWQALCQAIVSSSEFVYLR; from the coding sequence ATGTATCCATCGACATCCCGTGCATCGTTCCTGGTCTGCGGTGCGAACCCACCAAGTCGAGCCTTGTCGTTGGCGACAAGCATTGTGATTTGCATCGCGTTTGTCGCCGGCAACGCAGCTTGGTCTGCCGACCGCGAAACGGCGAAACCAAGTGCCGAGCAGATTCATTTTTTCGAGTCCAAGATTCGGCCGCTGTTGATCGATCATTGTTACGAGTGCCATGGTCAACACGAACAAGAATCGGAACTCCGCGTCGATACGCTTGCGGGCATCTTGACCGGCGGACTCGCAGGGCCGTCGGTGGTTCCCGGCGAACCCACTCGCAGCTTGCTGGTGACCGCCGTCCGTTATCAAGACAACGACCTAAAAATGCCGCCGGATGAAAAGCTGTCCGACATCCAAATCGCGGACCTCGCCCGCTGGGTTGAAATGGGCGCACCGCATCCCGATTCTGACTCCGTCGGTCCTGTCGCCTCGCGTGGTGACGTCGATATCGAACAAGGCCGCAAACACTGGGCATTTCAGCCGCCGACGAAAGTCATGCCTCCAGCGATCGATCACGATTCGCTCGTTGCATCTACAGCAAATCAAACTCAACGCGTCTCGAATCCCATCGATGCGTTTGTCCTAGCGAAATTGCACGACCAAGGGCTTCGCCCCAATCCTCGGGCGGACAAACGAACACTTCTACGCCGAGCCACGTTTGATCTGATTGGGTTGCCGCCGACGCCGGAGGAAATCGAGGCTTTTCTCGCCGACGATTCGGAGGACGCATTTGCCCACGTCGTCGATCGACTGCTTGCCTCGCCTCATTACGGTGAACGGTGGGGGCGACACTGGTTAGACGTTGCTCGTTACGCCGATTCCAACGGACTTGATGAGAACGTGGTTCATGGCAATGCGTGGCGTTACCGCGACTATGTCGTCCGCTCGCTGAACAATGACAAACCCTATGACGAGTTCATTGTCGAACAGCTCGCAGGCGATCTACTCGATTCGGGCGACGATTTCGAACTTCGCAACGAACGGTTGATCGCCACCGGTTTTCTAGTATTGGGCCCAAAAGTTTTGGCAGAGAAGGACGAAGCCAAAATGGAGATGGATATCATCGACGAGCAGATCGATACGGTCGGTCGCAGCATCATGGGGCTAACGCTAGGTTGCGCTCGCTGTCACACGCATAAATTTGATCCGATCAGCCACCATGACTATTACGGATTGGCAGGGATTTTCAAAAGCACCCAGACGATGGATAGCTACAAGACCGTCGCGAAGTGGCACGAAAACACGATCGAAACGGCCGAGCAGGCGGCTCAATTTGCACAACACCAACGGCAAATCGCTGCGCAAGAGAAACGGATTGCCGAACAAATCGCCCAAGCCAAAGCAGAGCTCGATCCACCGCCCGCAGCCGATACAAAACCGGAAGAAATTGAAAAACGATTCTCGGCCGAAACACAAAGTCGACTCAAACAGCTTCGCGACGAACTCAAACAATTGCAGGACGCGACTCCAGAATTGCCAACCGCGATGGGAGTTACCGAAGGAAACATCGCCGACACATCGGTACACCTTCGCGGCAGCCATCTGACGCTTGGTGACATCGTGCCTCGCCGCGTGCCCGAGGTGCTTGCGATTGACGATCAACCGTCCATTCCGGCGGATCAAAGCGGCCGACTCGAGTTCGCTCGCTGGCTGACCAGCGGAACCCATCCACTGACCGCTCGTGTGATGGTCAACCGGTTGTGGCGTGGTCACTTCGGTACCGGATTGGTCAAAACCGTCGACAATTTTGGATTGAAAGGCAGCCCACCGACGCATCCCGAATTGCTCGATTGGCTTGCCACTAAATTTATTGACGAAGGCTGGTCGATCAAGGCGATGCACCGGCTGATCATGACGTCCGAGACCTACCAGCGAAGCAGCGATTTTGACGCTAGAAACGCCGACGCGGATCCAAGCAACCAGTGGTATTGGCGATACAACCTGCGTCGACTCGAAGCCGAGGCGATCCGCGATGGATTGCTTGCGGTCAGCGGAAAGCTTGACCGCACCACCGGCGGCAACATTATGCAATACAAAAACCGCGAGTATGTTTTCAATCATACGTCCCAAGACAATTCCAAGTACGATTCGACCCGTCGATCGATTTACGTGCCAGTGATTCGCAATCATCTGTACGACATGTTCCAATTGTTCGATTACAGCGATGCAAGCGTGCTTACCGGCGACCGCAACACCAGCACGATCGCGCCGCAAGCGTTGTTCTTGATGAATTCGGATCTGGTCGCCGAATTGACGCTGTCGTTCGCAGACCGTTTGTTGAAAACGCAACCTGACGTTCAGCAGCGAATTCATCGACTGTATCTCGAAACGTTTGGTCGCACCGCGACGGCCGCCGAATCGTCCGATGCAGCCAACTTCCTAAACCAATTCCGTGCCCTCCAACAAGATTCCAGTGGCGACACCGATCCCGAGCGACTCGCATGGCAAGCCCTCTGCCAAGCAATCGTTTCCTCAAGCGAATTCGTATACCTACGTTAA
- a CDS encoding DUF1501 domain-containing protein — translation MSNLSRRHLLRTTAAGFGSLALASLLADETRASNTTARQSDLPSPHFPPRAKRVIFLFMKGGPSHMDTFDYKPQLQKDDGKPLPFEKPRVQFAPTSNLLGSPWKFKRYGESGIAVSELFPHVAECVDDLCIINSLHGTNPAHGGASMKLHTGSDVFVRPSMGSWVTYGLGTENENLPGFITICPTLAHGGTKNWGSAFLPASVAGTPIGNASQPSDQATVKFVENARMSLQAQRMQLDLTQSLNREFLETTGPDSALEARIKSFELAFRMQTEMPEALDLAAETAATHRLYGIDNETTADFGRQCLMARRFVERGVRFVQITHSNTEVQWDQHGNLRKGHSQNAAEVDLPIAGLLKDLKARGLLKDTLLLWGGEFGRTPTCQGAGNDGRDHNPEGFTMWMAGAGVKTGIQYGATDEYGYYATENKVHIHDLHATMLHLLGLDHKRLTYRHAGRDFRLTDVAGNVVHDLFA, via the coding sequence ATGTCAAACCTATCACGACGACATCTTTTGCGAACGACCGCCGCGGGTTTTGGATCGCTCGCGCTAGCATCGCTGTTGGCGGATGAAACGCGTGCATCCAACACAACGGCTCGCCAATCCGATCTGCCCTCGCCACATTTCCCGCCGCGGGCGAAACGAGTCATCTTTCTGTTCATGAAAGGGGGTCCGTCGCACATGGATACGTTCGACTACAAACCGCAGCTGCAAAAGGACGACGGCAAACCGTTGCCGTTTGAAAAGCCGCGGGTTCAGTTTGCACCGACCAGCAACCTGTTGGGATCGCCGTGGAAATTCAAACGTTACGGCGAAAGCGGTATCGCTGTTAGCGAGCTATTTCCGCACGTTGCCGAGTGCGTCGACGATTTGTGCATCATCAATTCGCTGCACGGCACCAACCCGGCGCACGGTGGCGCGAGCATGAAATTGCACACCGGAAGCGATGTGTTCGTCCGTCCAAGCATGGGATCCTGGGTCACGTATGGACTGGGCACCGAGAACGAGAATTTGCCGGGATTCATTACCATTTGCCCCACCTTGGCTCACGGCGGCACCAAGAATTGGGGATCCGCGTTCTTGCCTGCGAGTGTCGCGGGGACGCCGATCGGCAACGCCAGCCAACCGTCGGATCAGGCCACCGTCAAGTTTGTCGAAAACGCCCGCATGTCTTTGCAGGCCCAGCGGATGCAACTTGATCTGACCCAGTCGCTCAACCGAGAATTTTTAGAGACGACGGGCCCGGATTCGGCACTCGAAGCCCGCATCAAATCGTTCGAACTGGCTTTTCGAATGCAGACGGAAATGCCGGAGGCTCTGGATCTTGCCGCGGAAACGGCGGCGACTCACCGTTTGTATGGGATCGACAACGAAACCACTGCCGACTTTGGCCGCCAATGCTTGATGGCTCGGCGGTTCGTCGAGCGTGGCGTTCGCTTTGTCCAGATCACCCACAGCAACACCGAGGTCCAGTGGGATCAACATGGCAATCTCCGCAAAGGACATTCGCAGAACGCCGCCGAAGTCGATCTGCCAATCGCAGGTCTGCTGAAGGACCTGAAAGCCCGCGGGTTGCTCAAAGACACACTACTGTTATGGGGTGGCGAATTTGGCCGCACCCCGACTTGCCAGGGAGCCGGAAACGACGGACGCGACCACAACCCCGAAGGATTCACGATGTGGATGGCCGGAGCGGGTGTCAAAACCGGAATCCAATACGGTGCGACCGACGAATACGGCTACTACGCAACCGAGAACAAAGTCCACATCCATGACCTGCATGCAACGATGTTGCACCTGCTAGGACTCGATCACAAGCGGTTAACGTATCGTCACGCCGGTCGCGATTTCCGACTGACCGATGTCGCAGGCAACGTCGTCCACGACCTGTTCGCGTAA
- a CDS encoding MFS transporter, with protein MLSRSRWVLLTLLVVSILVNYIDRGALSVAIPAIELEFSLTPTQKGLLLSVFFWTYALLQLPAGWLVDRYDVKWVYAGGYLIWTIATALTGFVGGFAALLAARLLLGLGESAAYPAISRLIVENFPEHKRGTANSLIDAGTKVGPALSILAGGLLVDQFGWRALFIALGVGSIVWLLPWIRYVPSRPRHHHHEDDPTPQTDRPSIMQVGLHRAVWGTSLGMFSLGYVWYFLLTWLPSYLMDVHHLNLKETAVSAALPFLAMAASSVFWGWAADRMIQRGSSATFARKLISLSGLAIAAALLIAASKAASASVCIALITGGCCALGMFTANVWAMTQTLAGPAAGSWTGIQNCVGNMGGVVSPLVAGWSVEQTGSYQTAFYVAAIVMAIGIAAYLIVVGPIKEIHWQYAASAPTPHAGDDHE; from the coding sequence TTGCTCAGCCGCAGTCGCTGGGTACTGCTAACGTTGCTCGTCGTCTCGATTCTGGTCAACTACATTGATCGCGGCGCATTATCGGTTGCGATCCCCGCGATCGAACTCGAGTTTTCGTTGACGCCGACTCAGAAGGGGCTGCTGCTATCGGTCTTCTTTTGGACGTACGCACTGCTGCAATTGCCGGCCGGATGGTTGGTCGATCGTTACGATGTGAAATGGGTCTACGCGGGCGGCTACCTGATCTGGACGATCGCCACGGCATTGACTGGATTCGTCGGCGGGTTCGCGGCATTGCTGGCGGCGCGATTGTTGTTAGGACTTGGTGAAAGTGCCGCTTATCCCGCAATCTCGCGATTGATTGTCGAAAACTTTCCCGAACACAAACGTGGCACCGCCAACTCGCTGATTGACGCAGGTACAAAAGTCGGACCTGCGCTGAGCATCTTGGCGGGCGGATTGTTGGTCGATCAGTTCGGTTGGCGTGCGCTGTTCATCGCCCTTGGCGTCGGCAGCATCGTTTGGTTGCTGCCGTGGATACGATATGTCCCCTCGCGGCCTCGGCATCACCACCACGAAGACGATCCGACGCCGCAAACGGATCGCCCGTCCATCATGCAAGTCGGCTTGCATCGTGCGGTTTGGGGAACCTCGCTCGGCATGTTTTCACTCGGCTACGTTTGGTACTTTTTGCTGACTTGGCTGCCGTCTTATCTGATGGACGTCCATCATTTGAATTTGAAAGAGACTGCGGTTTCGGCGGCACTTCCCTTTCTGGCAATGGCAGCCTCTTCGGTGTTTTGGGGCTGGGCAGCCGACCGGATGATCCAGCGAGGAAGCTCGGCCACGTTCGCGCGCAAATTGATCTCCTTAAGCGGGCTCGCAATCGCAGCGGCTCTATTGATCGCGGCGTCCAAAGCCGCATCAGCTAGCGTTTGCATCGCGCTGATCACAGGTGGATGTTGCGCCTTGGGCATGTTTACCGCTAACGTCTGGGCGATGACTCAAACGTTGGCGGGTCCTGCCGCAGGAAGCTGGACAGGCATCCAGAACTGCGTTGGCAACATGGGCGGTGTGGTATCGCCGTTGGTCGCAGGTTGGTCGGTCGAACAAACCGGATCGTATCAAACCGCCTTTTACGTTGCTGCGATCGTGATGGCAATCGGGATTGCTGCCTACCTGATCGTGGTCGGCCCCATCAAAGAGATCCATTGGCAATATGCCGCGTCCGCACCGACACCCCACGCCGGAGATGATCATGAGTGA
- a CDS encoding M20 family metallopeptidase codes for MSEGKLCENDVATHPVIDTLADLVRINSVNPNYEAGVPEAEMADFVEQFFAKRGIQTWRQLVYPDRPNVIARIPGRDPQRRIVLEAHMDTVSTVGMTIDPWNPEIRDGKLYGRGACDTKGGMAAMMHAVASLVEDPITPACDILFAATIDEEYSYRGVVALCNSLSPGEVDPSILNQETSPRNPWTAEAAIVAEPTELKPVIASKGLVRWKIETRGKAAHSAKPHLGVNAIEHMAHVITAIQQDTLRLANTSHPLLGPATCNIGVVRGGVQINFVPDRCEIEIDRRLLPGETRETVLDHYQQLVDSVAAEHPGMDVIMHPPMLSDRPLETDAQSPAAQTMTRILRDMGLDATLIGVPFCSDASKFGAIGIPSMILGPGSIDQAHAAIEYIECSQVVQAAEIYRRFLTEFR; via the coding sequence ATGAGTGAAGGAAAACTGTGTGAAAACGATGTAGCCACTCACCCGGTGATCGATACGCTTGCGGATTTGGTACGGATCAACAGCGTCAATCCGAATTATGAAGCGGGCGTTCCTGAGGCAGAGATGGCCGATTTTGTCGAGCAATTCTTTGCCAAACGCGGCATTCAAACGTGGCGGCAACTCGTCTATCCCGACCGTCCCAACGTCATTGCTCGAATTCCCGGTCGCGATCCTCAGCGGCGAATCGTCTTGGAAGCCCACATGGACACGGTATCCACCGTTGGCATGACGATCGATCCGTGGAACCCCGAAATTCGCGACGGCAAACTGTACGGCCGCGGTGCATGTGACACCAAAGGCGGAATGGCTGCGATGATGCACGCGGTCGCCAGTTTGGTGGAGGATCCGATCACTCCTGCATGCGACATCTTGTTTGCGGCCACGATTGACGAAGAGTACTCGTATCGTGGGGTTGTCGCGCTGTGCAACTCACTTTCGCCCGGTGAGGTCGACCCAAGTATTTTGAATCAAGAAACGTCACCTCGGAATCCGTGGACGGCCGAAGCGGCGATCGTCGCCGAACCCACCGAATTGAAGCCGGTGATCGCCAGCAAGGGCCTCGTTCGATGGAAGATCGAAACCCGCGGCAAGGCAGCACACTCGGCAAAGCCCCATTTGGGTGTCAATGCGATTGAGCACATGGCGCACGTGATCACTGCGATTCAGCAAGACACGTTGCGGTTGGCGAACACGTCTCATCCGCTGCTTGGACCAGCAACGTGCAATATCGGCGTTGTTCGTGGCGGTGTGCAAATCAATTTTGTCCCCGACCGCTGCGAGATCGAGATTGACCGCCGACTGTTGCCCGGCGAAACACGCGAAACCGTCTTGGATCATTATCAGCAACTGGTCGACTCGGTCGCTGCTGAACATCCGGGCATGGATGTGATCATGCACCCGCCGATGTTGAGCGATCGACCGCTGGAAACCGACGCTCAATCGCCTGCGGCACAAACGATGACCCGCATTCTTCGCGATATGGGTTTGGACGCGACGTTGATCGGAGTTCCCTTTTGCAGCGACGCCAGCAAGTTTGGTGCAATTGGCATCCCTAGCATGATTTTGGGTCCCGGCAGCATCGACCAAGCCCATGCGGCGATCGAGTACATTGAGTGCAGCCAAGTCGTCCAGGCTGCGGAGATCTATCGACGATTCCTGACCGAATTCCGCTAA
- a CDS encoding amidohydrolase family protein — MLSRRTFVGGVMATTAIAAARPTAIASPVDVAESNVPPNWIDAHVHIWSPDTERYPISSQFSESDMRPKSFTADQLFEHCRSAGVQRVVLIQMSFYQYDHAYMLDAMEANPGVFSGVALIDHRRPDLTKRMKSLAQKGMRGFRLHSRGDAKDWVDDPGMDELWRTAAHEGLAVCPLINPDDIPYVDALCKKHPDTTVVVDHFARIGISGKMERDSLDQLCRLARFPNTHVKTSAFYALGKKRAPYDDLIPMIKQVTEHFGPERLMWASDCPFQVEDGHTYEASIALIRDRIDFLSASDKQWLLKGTAEKVFFA; from the coding sequence ATGTTGTCTCGACGCACCTTTGTTGGTGGCGTGATGGCCACGACTGCAATCGCAGCGGCGCGTCCGACGGCGATTGCATCACCGGTCGATGTGGCCGAATCTAATGTGCCACCCAATTGGATTGACGCCCACGTACACATTTGGTCGCCGGACACCGAGCGATACCCGATCAGTTCGCAATTTTCCGAATCGGACATGCGGCCAAAAAGTTTTACGGCTGACCAGTTGTTCGAGCATTGCCGTTCCGCAGGAGTCCAGCGTGTTGTCTTGATCCAGATGAGTTTCTATCAATACGACCATGCCTACATGTTGGACGCCATGGAAGCGAATCCAGGCGTGTTTTCCGGAGTCGCGTTGATCGACCATCGCCGCCCCGATCTTACCAAGCGGATGAAGTCGTTAGCCCAGAAAGGCATGCGAGGGTTTCGATTGCATTCCCGGGGCGACGCCAAGGATTGGGTGGACGATCCAGGCATGGATGAACTTTGGCGGACCGCCGCACACGAAGGCTTGGCCGTTTGTCCGCTGATCAATCCCGATGATATCCCCTACGTCGATGCGTTGTGCAAGAAACACCCCGACACGACCGTCGTCGTCGATCACTTTGCTCGGATCGGCATCAGCGGAAAAATGGAACGCGATTCGCTTGACCAGCTTTGTCGCTTGGCACGTTTCCCCAACACGCACGTCAAGACGTCTGCGTTCTATGCACTCGGTAAAAAGCGGGCCCCCTACGACGATTTGATTCCAATGATCAAACAAGTGACCGAGCACTTTGGTCCCGAGCGTTTGATGTGGGCCAGCGATTGTCCGTTTCAAGTCGAAGACGGACACACCTACGAGGCTTCGATCGCACTCATACGCGATCGCATCGACTTCCTGTCCGCATCGGACAAGCAGTGGCTACTGAAAGGAACCGCCGAAAAAGTCTTCTTCGCCTAA
- a CDS encoding threonine/serine dehydratase encodes MPTVATITDVRAAEKVIRQHLSPAPLIRSYALEKELGLQKGRRVWIKDYGWTPVGSFKLLGAIHWMSNHLDQIGDRPVAAHSSGNFASGLAFAGMTFGKRVIIVMPEDAPKIKFARTRSFGAEVRTYDKSTDHQTGQRDRMTREIAENEQAIQASPYDDNDVISGNGVGGLEIVDELKRQGREVSHFVCAVSGGGLMAGHALAIADGFADAKIIGVEPSGADDFAQSMAAGKRVRVDHPHSICDGLLSYDVGQHNWPILRERVTASVRVTDPETCQAMKWIDTHHGLRSEPSGASTIAALLSGKIDIDGEGDIVVVLSGRNVDPEDFQKWIRDVA; translated from the coding sequence ATGCCTACCGTAGCCACGATCACCGACGTTCGCGCTGCCGAAAAAGTCATCCGCCAACACCTTTCCCCTGCACCGCTGATTCGTTCTTACGCGTTGGAAAAGGAACTCGGGCTGCAGAAGGGTCGCCGTGTTTGGATCAAAGATTATGGATGGACGCCGGTCGGATCGTTCAAACTGCTCGGCGCGATTCACTGGATGTCGAACCATCTGGACCAGATTGGTGATCGTCCGGTTGCCGCCCACTCGTCGGGTAATTTTGCTTCGGGTTTGGCGTTCGCTGGGATGACCTTTGGCAAGCGAGTGATCATCGTGATGCCCGAAGATGCACCGAAAATCAAGTTCGCTCGCACCCGATCGTTTGGTGCCGAGGTGCGAACGTACGACAAGTCAACCGATCATCAAACCGGCCAACGCGATCGTATGACGCGAGAAATTGCCGAGAACGAACAAGCGATCCAGGCGTCGCCGTACGATGACAACGACGTCATCTCGGGCAACGGCGTCGGCGGGCTGGAAATCGTCGACGAATTGAAGCGACAAGGACGCGAGGTTTCTCATTTTGTTTGTGCGGTCAGCGGCGGCGGGTTGATGGCCGGTCACGCGTTGGCGATCGCCGACGGGTTTGCGGATGCAAAGATCATTGGCGTGGAACCGTCCGGAGCCGACGACTTTGCTCAATCAATGGCAGCCGGAAAACGCGTCCGAGTCGATCATCCCCACAGCATCTGTGATGGATTGCTGTCCTACGACGTGGGCCAGCACAATTGGCCTATCCTTCGCGAGCGCGTCACCGCGTCGGTGCGCGTGACCGACCCCGAAACGTGTCAAGCGATGAAGTGGATCGATACCCACCATGGGCTCCGCAGCGAACCATCCGGTGCAAGCACCATCGCCGCTTTGCTGTCAGGGAAAATCGACATCGACGGTGAAGGCGACATTGTCGTCGTGCTCAGCGGTCGCAATGTTGACCCCGAGGATTTTCAAAAGTGGATCCGTGACGTTGCCTAG
- a CDS encoding sulfatase, whose amino-acid sequence MKYYVFLLVGCLSFPALMAHAADRPNVLFIAADDLRNDLRCLGNPEVLTPNIDALAERGRLFTHAYCQQALCNPSRASLMTGRRPDTLEIWDLKTHFRDQMPDVVTLPKHFMNHGYFTQNIGKIYHNWVHDLKGDPASWSVPAVMHFATHRSDQPIVDGELPPNLAKDIKCECRDVPDDAYFDGRIASMAIDALRERKTSDKPFFLAVGFWKPHAPFNAPKKYWDMYERDALSPPPNPEWPKDAPRIAWHNSQEIVGGKNPRKLSAAAVMEMRHGYLAAISYLDAQVGRVLDELDALNMRDNTIVVFWSDHGFHLGEQTLWAKTSNFELDAAVPMIFSTPNMKQPGVKTDAIAELIDIAPTLTELAGLPKLDGAEGDSLVPVLADPTATVKQAAYTQHPRPAYFNDAPAVMGRSVRTPRYRYTEWRDWQTNKVVATELYDHDTDPLETVNVAANPDNQEAIQACQRLYRIGFKPSGSE is encoded by the coding sequence ATGAAATACTATGTTTTCTTACTGGTTGGTTGTCTGTCATTTCCAGCGTTGATGGCTCACGCGGCCGATCGCCCCAACGTGCTGTTCATTGCGGCGGACGATCTTCGCAACGATTTGCGATGTTTGGGCAATCCGGAAGTGCTGACGCCGAACATTGATGCGTTGGCCGAGCGAGGTCGGTTGTTCACTCATGCCTATTGCCAACAAGCGTTGTGCAATCCGTCGCGTGCCTCACTGATGACGGGACGACGACCGGATACGCTTGAGATCTGGGATCTAAAGACTCACTTTCGCGACCAAATGCCTGACGTGGTGACGCTGCCAAAGCACTTCATGAACCACGGTTATTTCACGCAGAACATTGGCAAGATTTATCACAATTGGGTGCATGATCTCAAAGGTGATCCGGCGTCCTGGAGCGTGCCTGCGGTGATGCACTTTGCCACCCACCGATCGGACCAACCGATTGTCGATGGCGAGCTTCCACCGAATCTTGCCAAGGACATCAAATGCGAATGCCGAGACGTTCCCGACGACGCCTACTTTGACGGGCGTATCGCGTCGATGGCGATTGACGCACTGCGAGAACGTAAAACGAGTGACAAACCATTCTTTCTCGCGGTCGGTTTTTGGAAGCCACACGCGCCGTTCAACGCTCCGAAAAAATACTGGGATATGTATGAACGCGATGCGTTGTCGCCGCCGCCGAATCCCGAATGGCCCAAGGACGCTCCGCGGATTGCATGGCATAACAGCCAAGAAATCGTTGGAGGCAAGAATCCTCGAAAACTCTCCGCGGCCGCGGTGATGGAGATGCGGCATGGCTACTTGGCTGCGATCAGCTACCTAGATGCTCAAGTCGGCCGCGTGCTTGACGAATTGGATGCACTAAACATGCGAGACAATACGATTGTCGTGTTCTGGTCCGATCATGGTTTCCATCTTGGCGAACAAACGCTGTGGGCCAAAACATCGAACTTCGAGCTTGATGCCGCGGTGCCGATGATTTTTTCGACGCCAAACATGAAACAGCCGGGCGTGAAGACGGATGCAATTGCCGAACTGATCGACATCGCTCCGACGCTGACCGAGTTGGCGGGCCTTCCCAAGCTTGATGGCGCCGAAGGCGACAGCCTGGTTCCCGTTCTCGCCGATCCCACCGCCACGGTGAAACAGGCGGCTTATACCCAGCATCCGCGTCCGGCATATTTTAATGATGCACCGGCTGTCATGGGCCGCTCGGTTCGCACCCCTCGGTATCGCTATACCGAGTGGCGTGATTGGCAAACCAACAAGGTGGTTGCAACCGAATTGTACGATCATGACACCGATCCGCTGGAAACGGTCAACGTTGCCGCCAACCCAGACAATCAAGAAGCGATCCAAGCATGCCAGCGACTGTATCGCATCGGATTCAAACCATCGGGCAGCGAATAA